The Desulfurellaceae bacterium genome includes a region encoding these proteins:
- a CDS encoding alpha/beta hydrolase, whose translation MALTTETLSVRGNTVQLLRGGSGAPLLYLHGLVADIHSLPETAGFTTFHEALAASFAVSAPALPGYADSGGFDELDTIEDAVFFCLDVLDTLKLDTVNLVGASLGGWVATEFASRYSHRLRKLVLINPLGVSTPEARIGNFFYTVTPKAEGGQHEVRELLFQEPDSELALGAIPDDMSAAANFLFYKAQMVAARLGWKPPCLYNPRLQQRLFRITAPTQIIWAEQDRLAPVALGELFQDAIGGAQLVRIPGSSHSLLLEQPQRVADLVSQFLSP comes from the coding sequence ATGGCCCTAACGACCGAAACGCTCAGTGTCCGTGGCAACACGGTTCAGCTCCTGCGGGGCGGCAGCGGCGCGCCGCTGCTCTACCTTCACGGCCTGGTTGCCGATATTCACAGCCTGCCCGAGACGGCCGGCTTTACCACCTTCCACGAAGCCCTGGCCGCCTCTTTTGCCGTGTCCGCGCCGGCCCTGCCCGGCTATGCCGACAGCGGAGGCTTTGACGAGCTTGACACCATAGAGGACGCGGTCTTTTTCTGCCTGGATGTGCTGGATACGCTCAAGCTCGACACCGTCAATCTGGTCGGGGCGTCCTTGGGCGGTTGGGTGGCGACCGAATTCGCCAGCCGCTACTCACACCGGCTGCGCAAGCTGGTGCTGATCAACCCGCTCGGGGTGTCCACGCCCGAGGCGCGGATCGGCAATTTCTTTTATACCGTCACCCCCAAAGCCGAGGGCGGCCAGCACGAGGTACGCGAGCTGCTGTTTCAGGAGCCGGACTCCGAACTGGCCCTGGGCGCCATCCCCGACGACATGTCTGCGGCCGCCAACTTTCTGTTCTACAAAGCCCAGATGGTCGCCGCCCGGCTCGGCTGGAAGCCGCCCTGTCTGTACAACCCGCGTCTTCAACAGCGGCTGTTCCGGATCACCGCGCCGACCCAGATCATCTGGGCCGAGCAGGACAGGCTCGCCCCGGTCGCCCTGGGTGAACTGTTTCAGGATGCGATTGGCGGGGCGCAGCTGGTCAGAATTCCGGGTTCGTCACACAGCCTGCTGCTGGAACAGCCGCAACGGGTGGCCGACCTGGTGAGTCAATTCTTGAGCCCCTGA
- a CDS encoding LLM class flavin-dependent oxidoreductase, protein MKFWMFHLMPWPHLPDNFEDTYDTAWVTCSNGLFDPERGPQVYHQYIDQLAYADDIGFDGVVINEHHQNAYGIMPSPNLIAAALSQRVQTARVMVLGNGLPLHEVPLKVAEEFAMLDNMFRGRFDAGFVVGGGPEYYSYNINPTYARERFREATDLIVKAWTDPGPFSWDGKHFQLQYCNVWPRPVQQPHPPIWIPGVGSVETMELVAERGFTYAALTYSHVESFRQNAAFFQQTVERVGKHAYHPEMLGWLVPMYVAETEQKAREEAEEHIWYFIDKLLKGFAGKGRTWMPPGYTSLKSLERLQKLNDPGGGHARWQLGHATTWDDVEAGGSVLIGSPETVREKLLQYVLEFKVGNILALPQFGSLPDHLTRKNMEFLANDVFPYVRKHADATFAALPGVHAQKAQEAKDGQDGRA, encoded by the coding sequence ATGAAATTCTGGATGTTCCACCTGATGCCTTGGCCCCATCTGCCAGACAACTTTGAGGACACCTACGATACGGCCTGGGTGACCTGCTCAAACGGGCTATTCGACCCCGAGCGCGGCCCGCAGGTGTATCACCAGTACATTGACCAGTTGGCCTATGCCGACGACATCGGCTTTGACGGGGTGGTCATCAACGAACACCACCAGAATGCCTACGGCATCATGCCCTCGCCCAACCTGATTGCCGCCGCCCTGTCCCAGCGGGTCCAGACCGCCCGGGTGATGGTGCTGGGCAACGGTCTGCCACTGCATGAGGTGCCGCTCAAGGTCGCCGAAGAGTTCGCCATGCTGGACAACATGTTTCGGGGCCGGTTTGACGCCGGCTTTGTGGTTGGCGGCGGCCCGGAATACTATTCCTATAACATCAACCCGACCTATGCCCGCGAGCGATTTCGCGAGGCCACCGATCTGATCGTCAAAGCCTGGACCGACCCGGGACCGTTCAGCTGGGACGGCAAGCATTTCCAGTTGCAGTACTGCAACGTCTGGCCGCGCCCGGTCCAGCAGCCCCATCCGCCGATCTGGATTCCCGGCGTGGGCAGTGTGGAGACCATGGAGCTGGTCGCCGAGCGTGGCTTCACCTATGCCGCCCTGACCTACTCCCACGTCGAATCCTTCCGCCAGAACGCGGCCTTCTTCCAACAGACGGTCGAGCGGGTCGGCAAACATGCCTACCACCCGGAAATGCTGGGCTGGCTGGTGCCGATGTATGTGGCCGAGACCGAGCAAAAGGCGCGCGAAGAGGCCGAGGAGCACATCTGGTATTTCATTGACAAACTCCTCAAGGGGTTTGCCGGCAAGGGTCGGACGTGGATGCCGCCGGGCTATACCTCGCTGAAATCCCTGGAGCGGCTGCAAAAGCTGAACGATCCCGGCGGCGGGCATGCCCGCTGGCAGCTCGGCCACGCCACCACCTGGGACGACGTTGAGGCGGGCGGCTCAGTCCTGATCGGCAGCCCGGAGACGGTGCGCGAAAAACTGCTCCAGTACGTGCTCGAATTCAAGGTCGGCAATATCCTGGCCCTGCCCCAGTTCGGCAGTCTGCCCGATCATCTGACCCGCAAAAACATGGAATTCCTGGCCAACGACGTCTTTCCCTACGTCCGCAAACACGCCGATGCTACGTTTGCCGCACTGCCCGGAGTCCACGCCCAAAAGGCCCAAGAAGCGAAAGACGGCCAAGACGGCCGCGCCTAG
- a CDS encoding aldo/keto reductase, protein MKMQRLGRTGLKVSELCLGTMTFGRQCDEALSFAIMDAALEAGVDFFDTADVYPVGGDSSTVGRTEDIVGKWLKGRREQIVLATKCWGAMGPQPNDRGLSRKHILAAIDESLRRLQTDYIDLYQVHAPDFDTPIDETLAALDDVVRQGKVRYLGCSNFQAWMLAKALWTSDKNGLARFDCVQPRYNILFREIEHELLPLCRDQGVGVIPYNPLAGGFLTGKHMDNQASHAPSSETRFALEGRAGRTYKKRYWQEAQFAAVSHLHEFFSARNKPLAQVAIAWVLAQDGITAPIVGATSPEQLRQSLPAVELSLDEEEMAVCDAVWFELPRLKDPMVALR, encoded by the coding sequence ATGAAAATGCAGCGCCTGGGCCGAACCGGGCTCAAAGTGTCCGAACTGTGTCTGGGAACGATGACTTTTGGGCGGCAGTGTGATGAAGCGCTGAGCTTTGCCATCATGGATGCCGCGCTTGAGGCCGGGGTCGATTTTTTTGACACCGCGGACGTCTATCCGGTCGGCGGGGATAGCTCAACGGTCGGCCGCACCGAAGACATTGTCGGAAAATGGCTCAAGGGCAGACGCGAGCAGATTGTCCTGGCCACCAAGTGTTGGGGCGCCATGGGACCCCAGCCGAATGATCGCGGCCTGTCCCGCAAACACATCCTGGCCGCCATAGACGAGAGTCTGCGCCGGCTGCAAACCGACTACATTGACCTCTATCAGGTGCACGCGCCGGATTTTGACACTCCGATCGACGAGACCCTGGCGGCGCTCGACGACGTGGTACGGCAGGGCAAGGTCCGCTACCTCGGCTGCTCGAACTTCCAGGCCTGGATGCTGGCCAAAGCCCTGTGGACCAGCGACAAAAACGGCCTGGCCCGTTTCGACTGCGTGCAGCCGCGCTATAACATCCTGTTCCGGGAAATTGAGCATGAGCTGCTGCCGCTGTGTCGCGATCAGGGCGTCGGGGTGATCCCCTACAATCCCCTGGCCGGCGGCTTTCTGACCGGCAAGCACATGGACAACCAGGCCAGCCACGCCCCCTCGTCCGAGACGCGTTTCGCGCTCGAAGGCCGGGCCGGACGCACCTACAAGAAGCGCTACTGGCAGGAGGCCCAGTTTGCTGCGGTGTCCCACCTCCACGAGTTCTTCTCGGCCCGCAACAAGCCGCTGGCCCAGGTCGCGATTGCCTGGGTGCTGGCTCAGGACGGGATCACCGCGCCGATTGTCGGGGCGACCTCGCCCGAGCAGCTGCGCCAGTCGCTGCCGGCGGTTGAGTTGAGCCTGGACGAAGAGGAGATGGCGGTGTGCGACGCGGTATGGTTTGAGCTGCCCCGGCTCAAAGATCCGATGGTAGCGCTGCGCTGA
- a CDS encoding aspartate aminotransferase family protein produces the protein MPHTAKKSAKVIPLRSRTTAVAATSMDRKRAKTLHQQDKAHLVHGFVPLSLHQERGMPIFVRGEGVYLWDTDGTRYLDGLASLWNVHVGHGRKEITRAVAAQMDQLAFAPTLIGPTSAPTVELAAKLTKIGPKGLRRVIFTSGGSESNETMIRLVRAYWKAKGKPKKTKFISLNQGYHGTSSGAASLTGIPLFNEQVEPGLPGVIHMARPYCYRCELGKTYPACGVDCADELERIIKREGAETIGAFVTEPIQGVGGVIVPPKEWLPKIREICARHDILLACDEVITGFGRTGTMFASSSVGPDILVSAKGITSGYLPLGVVLFKEEMFQTFLKAGDQAFWHGYTYTGHPTVCAAGLANLEIIEREKLVQKARVQGRYLQKALATLKDIPIVGDVRGKGLVAAIELVKDKHTKEMFPAETKLVTRVWERALRSGLLTRMGGSNVIAICPPLIITTQQIDEMVTTLRETLVSVSEELGEDWKLASGK, from the coding sequence ATGCCACACACAGCAAAAAAATCGGCCAAGGTGATCCCCCTCCGTTCCCGCACCACCGCAGTAGCGGCGACCTCCATGGATCGCAAACGGGCCAAAACCCTGCACCAACAGGACAAAGCGCATCTGGTCCACGGCTTCGTGCCCCTGAGCCTGCATCAGGAGCGCGGCATGCCCATCTTCGTCAGAGGCGAGGGCGTGTATCTGTGGGATACGGACGGCACGCGCTATCTCGACGGCCTGGCCTCGCTGTGGAACGTACACGTGGGCCATGGCCGCAAAGAAATCACCCGCGCGGTTGCCGCTCAGATGGACCAGCTGGCCTTCGCTCCGACCCTCATCGGCCCGACCTCGGCCCCGACCGTTGAGCTGGCCGCCAAGCTGACCAAGATCGGCCCCAAGGGCCTGCGGCGGGTGATTTTCACCTCGGGCGGCTCGGAATCGAACGAGACCATGATCCGCCTCGTCCGGGCCTATTGGAAGGCCAAGGGCAAGCCCAAGAAGACCAAGTTCATCAGCCTCAACCAGGGCTACCACGGTACCTCGAGCGGGGCGGCCAGCCTGACCGGCATCCCACTGTTCAACGAGCAGGTCGAGCCGGGTCTGCCGGGTGTCATCCACATGGCCCGACCCTACTGCTACCGCTGTGAACTGGGCAAGACCTACCCGGCCTGTGGGGTGGACTGCGCCGACGAACTGGAACGGATCATCAAGCGCGAAGGCGCCGAAACGATCGGCGCGTTTGTGACCGAACCGATTCAGGGCGTGGGCGGCGTCATCGTACCGCCCAAGGAGTGGCTGCCCAAAATCCGTGAAATCTGCGCCCGGCACGATATTCTGCTGGCCTGCGACGAGGTCATCACCGGATTCGGGCGGACCGGCACCATGTTTGCCTCGTCCAGCGTCGGCCCCGATATCCTGGTCTCGGCCAAGGGCATTACCAGCGGCTATCTGCCGCTCGGGGTGGTGCTGTTCAAAGAAGAGATGTTCCAGACCTTCCTGAAGGCCGGCGACCAGGCCTTCTGGCACGGCTACACCTATACCGGCCACCCCACCGTGTGTGCGGCCGGGCTGGCCAATCTTGAAATCATCGAGCGTGAGAAGCTGGTCCAGAAGGCCCGCGTACAGGGTCGCTATCTGCAAAAGGCGCTGGCCACGCTCAAGGATATCCCGATTGTCGGTGATGTCCGCGGCAAGGGACTGGTAGCGGCCATTGAGCTGGTCAAGGACAAACACACAAAAGAGATGTTTCCGGCCGAGACCAAGCTTGTCACGCGGGTCTGGGAACGCGCTTTGCGGAGCGGGCTGCTGACCCGCATGGGCGGGTCCAACGTCATCGCCATCTGCCCCCCGTTGATCATCACCACACAGCAGATCGACGAGATGGTCACCACCCTGCGAGAGACCCTGGTCAGCGTGTCCGAGGAACTGGGCGAGGACTGGAAGCTGGCCAGCGGCAAGTAG
- a CDS encoding alpha/beta hydrolase, producing the protein MTQIPDDLLAFMETLKPPKGVNPADLLIKYNDLMNGNPPPVGAVHDEVLLRQVAGWRLSADISVPTGPGPHPVLVYFHGGGWTMGSPKTHLRLGREFAAAGYLTVNVDYRRAPKHRFPAAFDDCLFATQWAVEHAAEYGGDAQRLAVGGDSAGANLAGGVLAECSRKRGPAVKAGLLLYGVFDYHAALAGLGTPHAKQQLYLVVEDYEALREDHRVSPLYACDGFPPCYLAVGTKDPLLAESHALAERLSAAGVKHELHILDGAPHAFFQLPPLPAYAEGYRRASAFLDTHVR; encoded by the coding sequence ATGACTCAGATTCCAGACGATCTGCTCGCCTTCATGGAAACGCTCAAGCCCCCCAAGGGCGTCAATCCGGCCGATCTGCTGATCAAATACAACGACCTGATGAACGGCAACCCGCCGCCGGTCGGGGCTGTGCACGATGAGGTGCTGCTCAGACAGGTGGCCGGCTGGCGGCTGAGCGCCGACATCAGCGTGCCCACGGGCCCGGGACCCCACCCCGTGCTGGTCTATTTTCACGGCGGCGGCTGGACCATGGGTAGTCCCAAGACCCACCTGCGCCTCGGCCGGGAGTTTGCCGCCGCCGGCTATCTGACCGTCAACGTTGACTATCGCCGCGCGCCCAAACATCGTTTTCCGGCCGCGTTTGACGACTGTCTGTTCGCCACCCAGTGGGCGGTCGAGCACGCCGCCGAGTACGGGGGCGACGCCCAACGTCTGGCCGTCGGTGGAGACTCGGCCGGGGCCAACTTGGCCGGCGGGGTCCTGGCCGAATGCAGCCGCAAGCGCGGACCGGCCGTCAAGGCCGGCCTGCTGCTGTACGGGGTGTTTGATTATCATGCGGCACTGGCCGGCCTGGGTACGCCGCACGCCAAGCAGCAGTTGTATCTGGTGGTCGAAGACTACGAGGCGCTGCGCGAGGATCACCGGGTCAGCCCGCTGTACGCGTGTGACGGCTTTCCGCCGTGTTACCTCGCGGTTGGGACAAAAGACCCGCTGCTGGCGGAGTCACACGCCCTGGCCGAAAGACTGTCGGCGGCCGGGGTCAAGCACGAGTTGCATATTCTTGACGGCGCGCCGCACGCGTTCTTCCAGCTGCCGCCGCTGCCCGCCTACGCCGAGGGCTATCGGCGGGCCAGCGCGTTCCTGGACACGCATGTGAGGTAG